One window of the Marinilactibacillus sp. Marseille-P9653 genome contains the following:
- a CDS encoding GNAT family N-acetyltransferase: MSQSALTFRKATREDVPLILKFIKELAAYEKLADEVVATEEILIDQLFHKEKAEVLFAVVDNKEVGFALYFHNFSTFLGRSGLYLEDLYVDPTYRGHGYGKGLLKRLAQIAVERGCGPMEWICLDWNQSSIDFYQSLGAEPMEDWTIYRVSGDTLTTLAGI, from the coding sequence TTGAGCCAATCTGCATTAACGTTTAGAAAAGCTACACGAGAAGATGTACCACTCATCTTGAAATTTATCAAAGAGCTTGCTGCTTATGAGAAATTGGCAGACGAAGTTGTTGCTACTGAAGAGATACTGATTGATCAGCTATTTCATAAAGAAAAAGCTGAAGTTTTATTTGCAGTTGTGGATAACAAGGAAGTTGGGTTTGCACTATATTTCCACAACTTCTCCACTTTCCTTGGTCGTTCGGGTCTTTATCTGGAAGACTTGTATGTTGATCCAACTTATAGAGGTCATGGTTATGGTAAAGGTCTTTTGAAAAGACTAGCTCAAATCGCTGTTGAACGAGGATGTGGACCCATGGAATGGATTTGTTTGGACTGGAACCAGTCGAGCATTGATTTCTATCAATCCTTGGGCGCGGAGCCTATGGAAGACTGGACGATTTACCGTGTTTCTGGCGATACACTGACTACACTTGCAGGTATATAA
- a CDS encoding UbiA family prenyltransferase, whose product MSIPQFMRFVDIRTKFTSMLPVCIGVLYALYYFNSFNFLNTLIFFIATVLLDFTTTAINVLVDYQTASVDSLEIESNIMGRENIPEKLVIYYIFGMLLLYFILGFILVARTDLALLPLGIISAVIAVTYTYGPIALSRMPLGELFSGPPLGLGIIFISIFVNYREELILSLSFQDNTFLLLGDWLIILAIVFVSLPQVLLISNIVLANNICDLEQDVDNHRFTLVYHLGKEKSIRLYNWLTYGSYITLAIPILFGWLPRIMLLIYPTLIFTHQQVKLFNQKQVKSETFITSVKSFLAFTLVEIILFVVAILWTTF is encoded by the coding sequence ATGTCTATCCCACAATTTATGCGCTTCGTTGATATTCGCACAAAATTTACCAGCATGTTGCCAGTCTGCATTGGTGTACTATATGCTCTATATTATTTTAATTCATTTAATTTTTTAAATACCCTAATTTTCTTTATTGCAACTGTACTACTGGATTTTACGACGACTGCCATTAATGTATTAGTTGATTATCAGACCGCTTCTGTAGACTCTTTGGAAATAGAATCCAATATCATGGGTAGGGAAAACATTCCTGAAAAACTGGTTATCTACTATATTTTCGGTATGCTGCTTCTTTACTTTATATTGGGATTCATTCTTGTCGCTCGCACAGATTTAGCCTTGCTTCCGCTGGGCATTATTTCTGCAGTGATTGCGGTCACCTATACATACGGGCCGATTGCTTTGTCAAGAATGCCCTTAGGTGAGTTATTTTCTGGTCCACCACTTGGGTTAGGAATTATCTTTATCTCGATTTTTGTTAATTATAGAGAAGAACTGATTTTGTCGCTGAGCTTTCAAGACAACACTTTCCTTTTACTTGGAGATTGGCTGATAATCCTTGCCATCGTATTTGTTTCGCTACCGCAAGTGCTTTTAATCTCTAACATTGTTTTAGCGAATAATATCTGTGATCTTGAACAGGATGTGGATAATCACCGATTCACCCTCGTTTATCATCTTGGTAAAGAGAAAAGTATTCGACTCTACAATTGGCTGACTTATGGAAGTTACATCACTTTAGCTATACCGATTCTTTTTGGCTGGTTACCGAGGATCATGTTACTCATTTATCCAACGCTGATTTTTACACACCAACAAGTTAAGCTATTCAATCAAAAACAAGTAAAAAGCGAAACCTTTATTACTTCTGTAAAATCTTTCTTAGCCTTTACTTTAGTAGAAATCATTCTATTCGTTGTTGCCATTCTGTGGACAACTTTTTAA
- a CDS encoding FAD/NAD(P)-binding protein, giving the protein MEEKTIIILGAGFSGVFTAMHLSRKLSEDTQVNIKLVNKNPFFTYKTRLHEVIGGRIRPEEAVHDLKTLFKSYENVEIIVDEMKRID; this is encoded by the coding sequence TTGGAAGAGAAAACGATCATCATACTCGGAGCTGGGTTTTCTGGAGTCTTTACAGCCATGCATCTTTCCCGAAAATTAAGTGAAGATACTCAAGTTAATATTAAATTAGTGAATAAAAATCCATTCTTCACTTATAAAACCAGACTACATGAAGTCATTGGTGGTCGAATTCGTCCAGAAGAAGCGGTACATGATTTGAAAACCTTGTTTAAATCCTATGAAAATGTTGAAATTATTGTGGACGAAATGAAAAGAATCGACTAA
- a CDS encoding polyprenyl synthetase family protein, whose translation MHPLWDEYPVLKEELSETKKLIYNKIFIRNKQVNDAAKHIFEESGKMVRPAYALLFSRLGPDSQSERAKIVAASIEIFHNATLLHDDIVDEGAIRRGSPTIQAAYGKKAAVYAGDFLLSICFRITHPYRIELDVQGILTRAMERVIGGELHQLDQSFNEEITMRRYLTQIRGKTAELFALSCYAGAMESGLSEKEQWISYRIGVQVGMAFQLLDDLLEYTQEESTWGKSLFQDLSNGVYTAPILFAMKKEPEFFKAQFAKESYTQEDLLLIRKTLTETKGLDAAFELAERYTEKALELIQQLPEGQSKKDIEQLTRTLLSRDV comes from the coding sequence ATGCACCCGTTGTGGGATGAATATCCAGTTTTAAAAGAAGAGTTGAGTGAGACAAAAAAGCTCATCTACAATAAAATTTTCATTCGTAATAAGCAAGTCAATGATGCAGCAAAACATATTTTTGAAGAGAGCGGAAAAATGGTTCGTCCAGCATACGCTTTGTTGTTCTCTAGACTTGGACCAGATAGTCAATCTGAGAGGGCAAAGATTGTAGCAGCATCTATCGAGATCTTTCATAATGCGACTTTATTACACGATGACATTGTTGATGAAGGAGCGATTAGAAGAGGGAGTCCGACCATTCAGGCGGCTTACGGGAAGAAAGCAGCTGTATATGCAGGAGATTTCTTACTATCTATCTGTTTTAGAATCACCCATCCTTACCGAATTGAACTAGATGTTCAAGGCATATTAACGCGAGCAATGGAGCGCGTGATTGGAGGAGAACTCCATCAACTAGATCAATCTTTCAATGAAGAAATCACAATGAGGCGATATCTGACGCAGATTCGCGGGAAAACGGCAGAACTATTTGCACTGTCCTGTTACGCTGGTGCAATGGAATCTGGATTATCTGAAAAAGAACAGTGGATCAGTTACCGTATTGGTGTTCAAGTTGGTATGGCGTTTCAGCTACTGGATGATTTACTAGAATATACTCAAGAAGAATCCACTTGGGGGAAATCTCTATTTCAAGATTTATCTAATGGCGTTTATACAGCTCCGATCCTCTTTGCAATGAAAAAAGAGCCCGAATTCTTCAAAGCTCAATTTGCTAAAGAATCCTATACACAAGAAGATTTATTGTTGATTCGAAAAACCTTAACGGAAACGAAGGGGCTAGATGCAGCTTTTGAACTGGCGGAACGATACACAGAAAAGGCGCTAGAACTCATTCAACAGTTACCAGAAGGACAAAGTAAAAAAGACATTGAACAGTTAACTAGAACCCTACTGTCAAGAGACGTTTAA